A stretch of Rhinopithecus roxellana isolate Shanxi Qingling chromosome 12, ASM756505v1, whole genome shotgun sequence DNA encodes these proteins:
- the ZNF586 gene encoding zinc finger protein 586 isoform X1 encodes MAAAAALRDPAQSSVTFEDVAVNFSLEEWSLLNEAQRCLYRDVMLETLTLISSLGCWHGGEDEAAPSKQSTCLHINKDQGGHSGERPYECGKYRKLFKNKSCLTEPRRDHKHRNVRTGERPYECSKYGNLFHQNPTVHICERFHTGQKTYECSECGKSFHQSSSLLQHQTLHARERPYECIECGKAFAEKSSFINHRKVHSGAKRYECNECGKSFAYTSSLIKHRRIHTGERPYECSECGRSFAENSSLTKHLRVHTGERPYECGECGKSFRRSSSLLQHQRVHTRERPYECSECGKSFSLRSNLIHHQRVHTGERHECGQCGKSFSRRSSLIIHLRVHTGERPYECIECKKSFAENSSLIKHLRVHTGERPYECIDCGKSFRHSSSFHRHQRVHTGMRPYK; translated from the exons ATGGCTGCAGCGGCCGCTCTGAGAGACCCCGCTCAG AGCAGTGTGACCTTTGAAGACGTGGCTGTAAACTTTTCCCTGGAGGAATGGAGTCTTCTtaatgaggctcagagatgccTGTACCGTGACGTGATGCTGGAGACCTTGACACTTATATCCTCCCTGG GTTGTTGGCATGGAGGGGAAGATGAGGCAGCACCTTCTAAGCAGAGCACTTGTTTACATATAAACAAAGACCAGGGAGGTCATAGTGGAGAAAGGCCTTATGAGTGTGGGAAATATAGGAAATTATTTAAGAACAAGTCCTGCCTCACTGAACCCAGAAGAGATCACAAACACAGGAATGTTCGCACTGGAGAAAGACCTTACGAGTGCAGCAAATATGGGAATTTATTTCACCAAAACCCTACAGTCCATATTTGTGAGAGATTTCATACTGGGCAAAAGACCTACGAATGCAGTGAGTGTGGAAAATCATTTCACCAAAGCTCTTCACTCTTGCAGCATCAGACACTTCATGCTAGAGAAAGGCCTTATGAGTGTattgaatgtgggaaagcctttgcTGAAAAGTCCAGTTTCATTAACCACAGGAAAGTTCACTCTGGAGCAAAGCGTTATGAATGCAATGAATGTGGAAAGTCCTTTGCTTATACATCTAGTCTCATTAAACACAGGAGGATTCACACTGGAGAGAGGCCTTATgagtgcagtgaatgtgggaGATCCTTTGCTGAAAACTCCAGTCTTACTAAACACTTGAGAGTTCACACAGGAGAAAGGCCTTATGAATGTGGTGAGTGTGGAAAGTCATTTCGCCGAAGCTCTTCACTCTTGCAGCATCAGAGAGTTCACACTAGAGAAAGGCCTTACGAATGTAGTGAATGTGGAAAATCCTTTAGCTTAAGGTCCAACCTCATTCACCATCAGCGAGTTCATACTGGAGAAAGGCATGAATGTGGGCAGTGTGGGAAATCCTTTAGCCGAAGATCTAGCCTTATTATACATCTgagagttcacactggagaaaggcctTATGAGTGCATTGAATGTAAGAAATCCTTTGCTGAAAACTCCAGCCTTATTAAACACTTgagagttcacactggagaaaggccATATGAATGCATTGATTGTGGAAAATCATTTCGCCACAGTTCTTCGTTCCATCGCCATCAGAGAGTTCATACTGGAATGAGGCCTTATAAGTGA
- the ZNF586 gene encoding zinc finger protein 586 isoform X2, with protein MLETLTLISSLGCWHGGEDEAAPSKQSTCLHINKDQGGHSGERPYECGKYRKLFKNKSCLTEPRRDHKHRNVRTGERPYECSKYGNLFHQNPTVHICERFHTGQKTYECSECGKSFHQSSSLLQHQTLHARERPYECIECGKAFAEKSSFINHRKVHSGAKRYECNECGKSFAYTSSLIKHRRIHTGERPYECSECGRSFAENSSLTKHLRVHTGERPYECGECGKSFRRSSSLLQHQRVHTRERPYECSECGKSFSLRSNLIHHQRVHTGERHECGQCGKSFSRRSSLIIHLRVHTGERPYECIECKKSFAENSSLIKHLRVHTGERPYECIDCGKSFRHSSSFHRHQRVHTGMRPYK; from the exons ATGCTGGAGACCTTGACACTTATATCCTCCCTGG GTTGTTGGCATGGAGGGGAAGATGAGGCAGCACCTTCTAAGCAGAGCACTTGTTTACATATAAACAAAGACCAGGGAGGTCATAGTGGAGAAAGGCCTTATGAGTGTGGGAAATATAGGAAATTATTTAAGAACAAGTCCTGCCTCACTGAACCCAGAAGAGATCACAAACACAGGAATGTTCGCACTGGAGAAAGACCTTACGAGTGCAGCAAATATGGGAATTTATTTCACCAAAACCCTACAGTCCATATTTGTGAGAGATTTCATACTGGGCAAAAGACCTACGAATGCAGTGAGTGTGGAAAATCATTTCACCAAAGCTCTTCACTCTTGCAGCATCAGACACTTCATGCTAGAGAAAGGCCTTATGAGTGTattgaatgtgggaaagcctttgcTGAAAAGTCCAGTTTCATTAACCACAGGAAAGTTCACTCTGGAGCAAAGCGTTATGAATGCAATGAATGTGGAAAGTCCTTTGCTTATACATCTAGTCTCATTAAACACAGGAGGATTCACACTGGAGAGAGGCCTTATgagtgcagtgaatgtgggaGATCCTTTGCTGAAAACTCCAGTCTTACTAAACACTTGAGAGTTCACACAGGAGAAAGGCCTTATGAATGTGGTGAGTGTGGAAAGTCATTTCGCCGAAGCTCTTCACTCTTGCAGCATCAGAGAGTTCACACTAGAGAAAGGCCTTACGAATGTAGTGAATGTGGAAAATCCTTTAGCTTAAGGTCCAACCTCATTCACCATCAGCGAGTTCATACTGGAGAAAGGCATGAATGTGGGCAGTGTGGGAAATCCTTTAGCCGAAGATCTAGCCTTATTATACATCTgagagttcacactggagaaaggcctTATGAGTGCATTGAATGTAAGAAATCCTTTGCTGAAAACTCCAGCCTTATTAAACACTTgagagttcacactggagaaaggccATATGAATGCATTGATTGTGGAAAATCATTTCGCCACAGTTCTTCGTTCCATCGCCATCAGAGAGTTCATACTGGAATGAGGCCTTATAAGTGA